The Petrocella atlantisensis genome has a window encoding:
- a CDS encoding protein adenylyltransferase SelO translates to MSNEKEVKTVKTVKTVKTVKTGWHLDDSYARLPKMFFTKIKPSGVASPSLITLNNPLASFLGLTEKDLRSEEGLAILAGNKVPEGSLPLAQAYAGHQFGHFTMLGDGRALLIGEQITPFGERYDLQLKGSGPTPYSRGGDGRAALGPMLREYIISEAMYALGIPTTRCLSVVTTGESVIRETNLDGAILTRVAASHLRVGTFQYIANWGTVEDLRTLADYTLNRHFVDVEAKENPYLFLLQEVIKRQAQLIAKWQLVGFVHGVMNTDNMSISGETIDYGPCAFIDAYNPATVFSSIDRGGRYAYGNQPHIARWNLARFAETLLPLLHPNPSEAIKLAETEVLKFSNLYQDNWVKGMKSKLGMFDDEVGDDLLINELLKMMENAHADYTNTFCALTFNRPQDTSIYDLPEFVSWHSRWQERRSKQKQSKVQSDQLMRDSNPAVIPRNHRVEEALEAAVRYKDYRVMERLLSVLSSPYAHNIDQTGYYTLPSPSDRPYQTYCGT, encoded by the coding sequence ATGAGCAATGAAAAAGAAGTAAAAACAGTAAAAACAGTAAAAACAGTAAAAACAGTAAAAACAGGATGGCATCTGGATGATAGTTATGCCCGTTTGCCAAAGATGTTTTTCACAAAGATTAAACCGAGTGGTGTAGCCTCTCCGAGTTTGATCACATTAAATAATCCATTGGCATCATTCTTAGGACTTACTGAGAAAGATCTAAGAAGCGAAGAAGGCCTAGCGATTCTAGCCGGCAACAAAGTACCTGAAGGTAGTTTGCCACTTGCACAAGCGTATGCAGGGCATCAATTTGGACATTTTACGATGCTTGGTGATGGTCGAGCATTGCTTATTGGAGAACAAATAACGCCTTTTGGTGAACGCTATGATCTTCAACTTAAAGGTTCCGGTCCAACACCTTATTCTCGAGGCGGCGATGGTCGAGCTGCACTTGGGCCGATGCTCCGTGAATACATTATTAGTGAGGCCATGTATGCTCTTGGTATTCCAACGACGCGTTGTCTCTCAGTTGTAACAACCGGTGAATCCGTTATCCGCGAAACCAATCTAGATGGCGCAATTTTGACCCGTGTAGCAGCAAGTCACCTGCGTGTTGGTACCTTTCAATACATAGCAAATTGGGGTACGGTTGAGGATCTTCGCACACTTGCAGACTATACACTTAACCGTCATTTTGTAGATGTGGAAGCTAAAGAGAACCCTTATTTATTCCTACTTCAAGAAGTTATCAAGCGTCAAGCCCAGTTGATAGCAAAATGGCAACTTGTAGGTTTTGTTCATGGTGTTATGAATACGGACAATATGTCAATAAGTGGAGAAACGATTGATTATGGCCCCTGTGCTTTTATAGATGCGTATAATCCGGCTACAGTATTTAGTTCGATTGATCGTGGAGGTCGCTATGCTTATGGCAATCAGCCTCACATAGCAAGATGGAACCTAGCTCGGTTTGCTGAAACCTTATTGCCTCTTCTTCATCCTAATCCATCTGAGGCAATTAAGTTGGCGGAGACAGAAGTTTTAAAATTTTCTAATTTATATCAAGACAATTGGGTAAAAGGAATGAAATCAAAGCTAGGTATGTTTGATGATGAGGTTGGTGATGATTTACTGATTAACGAACTTCTCAAAATGATGGAGAATGCTCATGCAGACTATACCAATACTTTTTGTGCTCTGACTTTTAATAGACCTCAAGATACGAGTATTTATGATTTGCCCGAATTTGTTTCATGGCATTCAAGGTGGCAGGAGAGAAGAAGCAAGCAGAAGCAATCGAAAGTTCAATCTGATCAGTTAATGCGAGATTCTAATCCAGCAGTAATTCCGCGTAACCATAGGGTAGAAGAAGCCCTGGAAGCGGCAGTAAGGTATAAGGATTATAGAGTAATGGAGCGTTTGCTGAGTGTACTTTCGAGCCCATATGCACACAATATCGATCAGACTGGTTATTATACATTGCCAAGTCCATCTGACCGACCATACCAAACCTATTGTGGAACTTGA
- a CDS encoding helix-turn-helix transcriptional regulator, which yields MYEEMMEASLDYIEENLFDNLSLKRISDHFNMSSFHFSRIFSFMIGEPYRQYLLKRKMSHSLVMLNDNASIIDTAYSYGFTYPESYTRAFKQVFGISPKKYQSNKNLIQPYGIGKVITRDLVNFKGELYIRSDYEFMESQRFYFDEIKIDKSNPNWMKDIYQAGDCFLENTQDLPFINQRYYFNSVKCEEYQMKYAIRFMKLTNKKVAQPDDKIIIEEGGWFAKFHYVGKIKDIYDSLEIDVKRWIERKDEKLEYVGNGIIIRYELSDLSQFDIMVRLKRKLNRLKE from the coding sequence ATGTACGAAGAAATGATGGAAGCTTCACTAGATTATATTGAAGAAAATTTGTTTGATAATCTTTCCTTAAAAAGAATATCAGATCATTTTAATATGTCCAGTTTTCACTTTAGTCGCATTTTTTCATTTATGATTGGAGAACCTTATCGACAATACTTGCTTAAGAGAAAAATGAGTCATTCTTTAGTCATGTTAAATGATAATGCGTCGATTATTGATACTGCTTATAGCTATGGATTTACTTACCCTGAAAGCTATACAAGAGCGTTCAAGCAGGTTTTTGGTATATCTCCTAAAAAATATCAAAGTAATAAGAATCTGATTCAACCTTATGGAATTGGTAAAGTAATCACCAGGGATCTTGTTAACTTTAAAGGTGAATTGTATATACGTTCAGATTATGAATTTATGGAAAGTCAGCGGTTTTATTTTGATGAGATAAAAATCGATAAAAGCAATCCGAATTGGATGAAAGATATATATCAGGCAGGAGATTGCTTCCTTGAAAATACTCAAGACCTACCTTTTATTAATCAAAGATATTATTTTAATTCTGTTAAGTGCGAAGAATATCAAATGAAATATGCCATTCGATTTATGAAGTTAACAAATAAGAAGGTCGCACAACCAGATGATAAGATAATTATAGAAGAAGGCGGATGGTTCGCAAAATTTCATTATGTTGGAAAAATAAAAGATATCTATGATTCTCTTGAAATAGATGTAAAAAGATGGATTGAAAGAAAAGATGAAAAATTAGAGTATGTTGGAAATGGAATAATCATCCGTTATGAACTCAGTGATCTGTCTCAATTTGACATTATGGTTAGACTTAAAAGAAAGCTAAACAGATTAAAAGAATAA
- a CDS encoding alpha/beta hydrolase, protein MLRNYLLRNLIKKKLNLSKPLEEVRKDVRQFRIKQKCRESTYIESTIINEAPCLWVVPDGCDTNRFVLYLHGGGYCLAAYDNTVQRTIDLAENLKMSTLMIDYPVAPEYPFPSAIEKVNSIYESIADNKQVVLLGESSGCGLVLNLMVSLREKKKRQPVASILLTPFLDATYAGRSYTIMKEKDPFYVKPPYIISDYYTIGQNKKNPWISPLFHDVHDLAPILIHVAEYDTLADDGMRLYEKLKKAHNEVEYRKWTGMWHLFHTQHDLIPEGKRAMEACKKFLHDKLVSV, encoded by the coding sequence ATGCTACGAAACTATTTATTAAGAAATCTTATTAAGAAGAAGTTGAACTTGAGCAAACCACTGGAGGAAGTCAGGAAAGATGTTCGACAATTTAGAATCAAACAGAAGTGTAGAGAATCAACTTATATTGAATCAACAATAATTAATGAAGCGCCATGTTTATGGGTCGTTCCGGATGGGTGTGATACGAACCGATTTGTTTTGTATCTTCATGGAGGCGGTTATTGCCTTGCTGCATATGATAATACCGTACAAAGAACTATAGATTTAGCAGAAAACTTAAAAATGTCTACGCTAATGATAGATTATCCGGTTGCCCCAGAGTATCCTTTTCCAAGTGCTATTGAGAAGGTGAATAGTATTTACGAAAGTATTGCAGACAATAAGCAGGTGGTATTGCTTGGAGAATCATCTGGTTGTGGATTGGTTTTAAACCTTATGGTAAGTTTAAGAGAAAAGAAGAAAAGACAACCGGTTGCGTCCATTTTACTAACACCCTTTCTAGATGCAACATATGCTGGTAGAAGCTATACGATTATGAAAGAAAAAGATCCCTTTTATGTTAAGCCACCTTATATAATATCAGACTATTATACGATAGGTCAGAATAAGAAGAACCCATGGATATCGCCTCTATTTCATGATGTGCATGATTTAGCTCCAATTCTAATTCATGTCGCTGAATATGATACTTTAGCAGATGACGGTATGAGGTTGTATGAAAAACTAAAGAAAGCACATAATGAAGTAGAATATCGTAAATGGACAGGTATGTGGCATCTATTTCATACGCAACATGATTTGATTCCGGAAGGGAAAAGGGCCATGGAAGCGTGTAAAAAATTTCTACATGATAAACTGGTATCTGTATAA
- a CDS encoding response regulator transcription factor, whose product MQLTRHSYDVVVAKTVKEAMDIYDPTYTMLLVDLMLPDGSGIEFIKYVRMSNTTIPIIILTALTEDDDVVEGFMAGCDDYVKKPFGIGELMIRMKRYQNNNKQSQAIIVREPFTLDLCNRAVRKEGVNIILTPTEFKLFQLFFINHEKTFTKNEIADLIWGKDYVGDLQIVIVNVNRLRCKLDRDKEAYIKTVWGVGYKWEN is encoded by the coding sequence ATCCAATTAACCAGGCATTCTTATGATGTGGTTGTTGCGAAGACGGTCAAAGAAGCTATGGATATATATGACCCTACTTATACTATGTTATTGGTTGATTTGATGTTACCGGATGGAAGTGGAATTGAGTTTATCAAATATGTAAGGATGAGTAATACTACAATACCGATTATTATCTTAACGGCCTTGACCGAAGATGATGATGTTGTTGAGGGATTTATGGCTGGCTGTGATGATTACGTTAAAAAGCCCTTTGGCATTGGCGAATTAATGATTAGAATGAAACGCTATCAAAACAATAATAAGCAGTCCCAAGCTATTATTGTAAGAGAACCATTCACCTTAGATTTATGTAATCGGGCAGTAAGAAAAGAAGGGGTTAATATAATTCTAACCCCGACAGAATTTAAGTTGTTTCAGTTATTTTTTATAAACCACGAAAAAACGTTTACAAAAAATGAAATTGCGGACTTGATTTGGGGTAAAGATTATGTCGGGGACCTACAAATCGTAATTGTTAACGTTAATAGGCTAAGATGCAAATTAGATAGAGATAAAGAAGCTTATATAAAAACAGTTTGGGGCGTTGGCTACAAGTGGGAGAATTAG
- a CDS encoding sensor histidine kinase: MKVLSLVSFYFGILFFMILILFGIGNFRLIKSNYSEAAHQNIISIMEEGTKAYDSDNAYYQSILNNDKIYYEIREGDKVIEYSNRYLYPLDYTNTDFYTDRTVLKDGKELIVVSDLSHIYKFEKGLIYRLVYRLAFIFVVGLLFTILLSDSISKPIHILEKGILNGEKVVCDNLESDMARLYLKYNELIESVDSNEKLKKEFISMISHELRTPLTSIKGWIEIVGKKNVDDRTLDQGILIINSEMERLELLISDLIDFNKYNKNSMKMTMDNNDLKIFLIEMAKTYQEYDIRVSYSQRAYNLKFDIDRMKQVFHNLIQNSIKFRGDSHVKIEIDLSIEKEFYMIKYRDYGTEMTIEEVNHMFDKFYKRNKVMPGVGLGLYVVKEIIQAHKGRVRAIHVDKGISLVILLPINI; this comes from the coding sequence ATGAAAGTATTAAGTTTGGTTTCATTTTACTTCGGTATTCTTTTTTTCATGATACTTATTTTGTTTGGAATAGGGAACTTCCGTTTAATTAAATCTAATTATTCTGAAGCTGCACATCAAAATATTATATCAATCATGGAAGAAGGTACTAAAGCCTATGATTCAGACAATGCTTATTATCAAAGTATTCTAAATAATGATAAGATCTATTATGAAATAAGAGAAGGGGATAAAGTCATTGAATACTCTAATAGATATTTATATCCTTTAGACTATACAAATACGGATTTCTATACAGATAGAACTGTTCTTAAAGACGGTAAAGAATTAATTGTTGTTAGTGATTTGAGTCATATATATAAGTTCGAGAAGGGTTTGATATATAGACTAGTATATAGATTGGCATTCATTTTTGTAGTGGGCTTATTGTTTACGATATTACTATCAGATAGCATATCGAAGCCTATTCATATTTTAGAAAAAGGGATTCTAAATGGGGAAAAGGTGGTCTGTGATAATTTAGAGTCTGATATGGCGCGATTGTACTTAAAGTATAACGAATTAATTGAAAGTGTTGATTCAAATGAGAAACTTAAAAAAGAATTTATCAGCATGATCAGTCATGAACTTAGAACACCGCTAACTAGTATAAAAGGGTGGATTGAAATTGTTGGCAAAAAAAATGTAGATGACCGTACATTGGATCAGGGCATATTGATTATCAATTCAGAAATGGAACGTTTAGAATTACTCATATCTGACTTAATAGATTTTAATAAATATAATAAAAATAGTATGAAGATGACAATGGACAACAACGACTTAAAGATTTTTCTGATTGAGATGGCTAAGACTTATCAGGAATATGATATAAGGGTAAGTTATTCTCAAAGAGCATATAATCTAAAGTTTGATATCGACAGGATGAAGCAGGTCTTTCACAATTTAATACAAAATAGTATTAAGTTTAGAGGAGATTCTCATGTAAAAATCGAAATAGATTTATCTATTGAAAAAGAATTTTATATGATTAAGTACCGTGATTATGGAACAGAAATGACTATAGAAGAAGTCAATCATATGTTTGATAAGTTTTATAAAAGAAATAAGGTGATGCCTGGCGTCGGTCTTGGCCTGTACGTAGTAAAAGAAATCATTCAAGCGCACAAAGGTAGAGTCAGAGCTATACATGTGGATAAAGGCATTTCTTTAGTAATATTGCTACCCATTAATATATGA
- a CDS encoding FadR/GntR family transcriptional regulator, with protein MFERIDNESVVSIVVNKIKTSIIKGELLPGDKLPTEVELIEQLGVGRNSVREAVKMLTALGVLEVKRGQGTYVVKKVKPSFFNPLLFSLIIEPKSNKDLYELRVMFDTMVLFNLMDKMTKLKFEKIYNLLAEVEDNFKKDVHTIDYYVQQDLEFHKLLMDFTENALIKQIGEVIISLFPEYIKKSISQENGIKRSIENHYGIVELLKHKNKSGVNELVEKTLREWKLEWKSAD; from the coding sequence ATGTTTGAAAGAATAGATAATGAATCAGTGGTTAGTATTGTAGTGAACAAAATTAAGACGTCAATTATAAAGGGAGAGCTTTTACCCGGCGATAAACTACCAACTGAAGTTGAATTGATTGAGCAATTAGGTGTAGGAAGAAATTCTGTCAGAGAAGCGGTCAAAATGCTTACAGCTCTTGGCGTATTAGAAGTGAAAAGAGGACAAGGCACATATGTTGTGAAAAAAGTTAAACCGAGTTTTTTCAACCCATTACTGTTTAGTTTGATCATTGAACCGAAGTCAAATAAAGATTTGTATGAGCTTCGAGTTATGTTCGACACGATGGTGTTGTTTAATCTTATGGATAAGATGACGAAATTAAAATTTGAAAAGATATACAATCTTCTTGCTGAGGTTGAAGATAACTTCAAAAAGGATGTTCATACGATTGATTATTATGTACAACAAGATCTAGAATTTCATAAGTTACTTATGGATTTTACGGAGAATGCTCTAATAAAGCAAATTGGTGAAGTCATCATTAGTCTATTTCCAGAATATATCAAGAAATCTATTTCTCAAGAAAACGGTATCAAGAGAAGCATTGAAAACCATTATGGTATAGTAGAACTTCTTAAACATAAAAATAAATCAGGTGTGAATGAATTGGTTGAAAAAACGCTTCGAGAATGGAAGCTTGAATGGAAGAGTGCAGACTGA
- a CDS encoding transketolase has protein sequence MNDKIAYLEEKARELRTTILTMIHAAGSGHPGGSLSAADYVTVLYYDEMHIDPQNPKMEDRDRFILSKGHSCPVLYSVLAQKGYYDYEIIHTLRKFGSILQGHPDMNKVPGVDMTTGSLGQGLSVGAGMAIGLKSTNNSARVFVSLGDGEINEGQVWEAACTASKYKLDNLVAIVDFNGIQNDSFTKDIMPMDNIADKWKSFGWEVMVCDGHDISDLVKTFEEMKAFRHAGRPICIVANTIKGKGVSFMEHVPMWHGVAPNKEEFTQALSEINGGDCNV, from the coding sequence ATGAACGATAAAATAGCATATCTAGAAGAAAAAGCGCGTGAATTGAGAACAACAATTCTTACGATGATCCATGCAGCAGGTTCAGGGCATCCAGGTGGATCCTTATCCGCTGCTGATTATGTAACAGTTCTGTACTATGATGAGATGCATATAGACCCTCAAAATCCGAAAATGGAAGACCGTGATCGCTTTATACTATCTAAAGGTCACAGTTGCCCTGTTCTTTATTCTGTCTTAGCACAAAAAGGGTATTATGATTACGAGATTATTCATACACTTAGAAAATTTGGTTCGATTTTACAAGGCCATCCTGATATGAATAAAGTTCCAGGTGTTGATATGACAACAGGTTCTCTTGGACAAGGATTATCCGTTGGCGCAGGCATGGCCATAGGGCTTAAATCTACTAATAATTCAGCGAGAGTGTTTGTATCCCTTGGAGATGGCGAGATTAATGAAGGTCAGGTATGGGAAGCCGCATGTACAGCATCTAAGTATAAGCTCGATAATCTTGTTGCAATCGTTGATTTTAACGGAATTCAAAACGATAGTTTTACAAAAGATATTATGCCCATGGACAATATTGCGGATAAATGGAAAAGTTTTGGCTGGGAAGTCATGGTCTGCGACGGACATGATATTTCAGATCTGGTTAAGACCTTTGAAGAAATGAAAGCCTTTAGACATGCAGGACGACCTATATGTATCGTAGCCAATACCATAAAAGGTAAAGGTGTCTCCTTTATGGAACATGTGCCAATGTGGCATGGTGTAGCTCCAAACAAAGAGGAATTCACACAAGCCTTAAGCGAAATCAATGGAGGTGACTGCAATGTGTAA